A genomic window from Chitinophaga pollutisoli includes:
- a CDS encoding glutamate synthase subunit beta, with amino-acid sequence MGKPTGFMEFTRELPKKADVKSRVKHYNEFVERLPENKLNEQSARCMNCGVPFCHSGCPLGNVIPEFNDAVYRKDWQEAYEVLTSTNNFPEFTGRICPAPCESACVLGINQPPVAIEEIEKHIIEIAFDKGLVKAKVPRVRTGKKVAVIGSGPAGLAAAAQLNYAGHLVTVFERDDKPGGLLRYGIPDFKLEKWVIDRRVALMEEEGVTFQCNANVGVNISINDILREFNAVVLAGGSTIPRDLTIPGRELKGVHYAMDFLKQQNQRVGKSKVEGEDILATGKHVVVIGGGDTGSDCVGTSNRHGAKSVTQLELMPKPAADRTPFMPWPTYPMILKTSTSHEEGADRHWAIATKEFIGDDKGNLKGLKLVDLTWSFGEDGRPGRFVEVAGSERTVPCDLAFLAMGFLHPQYKGMLEDLSIETDERGNVKATEKAYQTSIPKVFAAGDMRRGQSLVVWAISEGRECARKVDEFLMGASHLESKDHSLMYLSY; translated from the coding sequence ATGGGTAAACCAACAGGATTTATGGAATTTACAAGGGAGTTGCCGAAAAAGGCTGACGTGAAATCCCGTGTAAAACATTATAACGAATTTGTGGAGCGTCTCCCCGAGAACAAGCTCAACGAACAGTCGGCCCGTTGCATGAACTGCGGCGTACCCTTCTGCCACAGCGGATGCCCCCTCGGCAACGTAATCCCCGAATTCAACGACGCGGTATACCGCAAAGACTGGCAGGAAGCGTATGAAGTGCTGACTTCCACCAACAACTTCCCCGAGTTCACCGGCCGTATCTGTCCCGCACCCTGCGAAAGCGCCTGCGTGCTGGGCATCAACCAGCCGCCCGTGGCCATCGAGGAAATCGAAAAACATATCATTGAAATCGCGTTCGATAAAGGACTCGTGAAAGCGAAAGTTCCGCGTGTGCGCACCGGAAAGAAAGTTGCCGTGATCGGCTCCGGCCCCGCCGGCCTCGCCGCCGCCGCGCAGCTCAACTACGCCGGCCACCTGGTAACCGTGTTCGAGCGCGACGATAAACCCGGAGGGCTCCTCCGCTACGGCATCCCCGACTTCAAACTGGAGAAATGGGTGATCGACCGCCGCGTGGCCCTCATGGAAGAAGAAGGTGTCACATTCCAGTGCAACGCGAACGTGGGCGTGAACATCAGCATCAACGACATCCTCCGCGAATTCAACGCGGTAGTGCTAGCCGGTGGTTCCACCATCCCCCGCGACCTTACCATTCCCGGGCGTGAGCTCAAAGGCGTGCATTACGCCATGGACTTCCTCAAACAACAAAACCAACGCGTAGGAAAATCCAAAGTAGAAGGCGAAGACATCCTCGCCACAGGCAAACATGTAGTGGTGATCGGCGGTGGCGACACCGGTTCCGACTGCGTGGGCACCTCCAACCGTCACGGCGCCAAATCCGTGACCCAGCTGGAGCTGATGCCTAAACCCGCGGCAGACCGTACCCCCTTCATGCCCTGGCCTACCTACCCGATGATCCTCAAAACGTCGACCTCCCACGAAGAAGGCGCCGACCGCCACTGGGCGATCGCTACCAAAGAATTCATTGGCGACGATAAAGGAAATCTCAAAGGCCTCAAACTGGTGGACCTTACCTGGTCTTTCGGTGAAGACGGCCGCCCCGGGCGCTTCGTAGAAGTAGCCGGCTCAGAAAGAACCGTGCCCTGCGATCTCGCTTTCCTGGCCATGGGCTTCCTCCACCCCCAGTACAAGGGCATGCTGGAAGACCTCTCCATCGAAACCGACGAACGCGGCAATGTGAAAGCGACCGAAAAAGCATATCAGACTTCCATCCCGAAGGTTTTTGCAGCCGGCGACATGCGCCGCGGTCAATCCCTCGTGGTATGGGCCATTAGTGAGGGACGAGAGTGTGCAAGAAAAGTCGACGAGTTTCTGATGGGTGCTTCCCACCTGGAAAGCAAGGATCATTCCTTGATGTATCTTTCCTATTAA